The nucleotide sequence TTTGGTAGTTGCAGCAACCACATCCAAAGCAGGGGCAGCTGCTTGTGGCGCTTCTTCTTTTTTGGAACAACCAATTGTTGCTGTTCCAATTAGCACCATAAATAGGGCTTTTAGGGAATTATTCTTCATTTGGTTTAATATGGAGTTTTAGGTTTTGAATTGTTTTCTCTATTGATTGGGTCACGTCGCTTAAATGGTCAATATACACATCAAAAGCTTCCTGTTTGAACAAATCTCTGCAAGTTGACTGTCGGTATTCTTTTAATTTTATATTGATTTCTTTTTCGTTTTTTAAGCGTTTTAAAACATCATCTAAACGTTTTAAAAATAAATTTCGGTTGCTTCTAAAATAACGTTTGCGTTCGTTTTCTTTTTTTATTTGTTCGATATAATTGTGTTCTATTAAAACATTTAAACTGGTAGAAACAGAACTTTTGCTTGCTTGAAAAATCTCTACAAGCTCATCAAAAGTTAAGCCGTCTTTGCAATTGTTAAAGATAAAAAGCGTGTAAATACGGGCAGTTAAAGGCGGTAGTTTATAATAAACCTCATAATGTTCGGATATTTCTTTAAAGAGATCTAACGCTAAAAGCTGCCGCATGTTGAATAAATTTTTACAAAAATACTTTTAGTTCGGCAGTTACCGAACTAATTAATGTTAATATTATATTAAATTGATTTTAACAGCATTTAACAATTTAATTTTTAAACCTTTTTAGCTCGTATTGTATTACTCCAAAAAAACATAACAAAATGATATTCAGATATTTGTTTTTGATACCACAGATACACAGATGTAATTTTACAAATTAATGCTACTATGTATGAATGTTCACAGATAATTGAATGCAACACATTCTATTAAAGATATATTATTTTTATGATTTGCTAAAAGCAATATAATAATCTGTGCATCTGTGGCAATTCTATAATGCATTACGGGTACTTTTTAGTCATTTTATTTTGATTTATAATCTGTAAAAAACTGATTATTTACACATTACAAAAGCGAAATGAAATGACAGAAAAAAACTACAAAAAAATTTGCGTGGAATATTTTTAAATGGCTATATTTGCAAGCACAAAATCAAACGGAGATTTAAAAACCGTATATGCGGAAGTAGCTCAGTTGGTAGAGCGTCAGCCTTCCAAGCTGAATGTCGCGAGTTCGACCCTCGTCTTCCGCTCTTGGAAAATCAAACGAAGATTTAAAAATCGTACATGCGGAAGTAGCTCAG is from Paenimyroides aestuarii and encodes:
- a CDS encoding GbsR/MarR family transcriptional regulator: MRQLLALDLFKEISEHYEVYYKLPPLTARIYTLFIFNNCKDGLTFDELVEIFQASKSSVSTSLNVLIEHNYIEQIKKENERKRYFRSNRNLFLKRLDDVLKRLKNEKEINIKLKEYRQSTCRDLFKQEAFDVYIDHLSDVTQSIEKTIQNLKLHIKPNEE